In Ipomoea triloba cultivar NCNSP0323 chromosome 15, ASM357664v1, one genomic interval encodes:
- the LOC116005753 gene encoding uncharacterized protein LOC116005753, whose amino-acid sequence MLFYLATLGLARFLTERVPELKEQDPQSVMAIEIWKDSDFLCRNYILNRLCDALYDVYRKIGTARALWEALDHKYKREDADIKKFVVGRFLDFKMVDSKTVLSQVEDLQLVFDEIYDEGMKISESFLVASMIHLLPLGWKDFKNYLKHKRKEMNLEDLIQRLRFEEGNRKIDEKGPVIGGAKAK is encoded by the coding sequence ATGTTGTTCTACTTGGCTACTCTCGGTTTGGCAAGGTTCTTAACCGAGAGGGTTCCTGAGTTGAAGGAACAAGATCCACAGTCTGTGATGGCAATTGAAATTTGGAAGGATTCGGACTTCCTTTGCCGCAACTATATCCTGAACAGATTGTGTGATGCTCTTTACGATGTATATCGTAAGATTGGCACAGCGAGAGCGCTGTGGGAAGCCTTGGATCATAAGTATAAAAGAGAGGATGCCGACAtaaagaaatttgttgttggTCGATTCCTCGACTTTAAAATGGTTGATTCCAAGACCGTGCTAAGTCAGGTTGAAGATTTGCAGTTAGTCTTTGACGAGATCTATGATGAGGGCATGAAGATAAGTGAGTCATTTCTAGTGGCATCTATGATCCATTTGTTGCCTCTAGGGTGGAAGGACTTCAAAAACTACCTGAAGCACAAGCGAAAGGAGATGAACCTGGAGGACCTGATCCAGAGACTCAGGTTTGAAGAGGGGAACAGGAAAATTGACGAGAAGGGTCCTGTCATTGGTGGCGCTAAGGCCAAGTAG